A stretch of DNA from Salvelinus sp. IW2-2015 linkage group LG20, ASM291031v2, whole genome shotgun sequence:
AGAGTAAttcttaaaatgtgttttgttataGTCTTGCTTTTTTTTCTGCCAATTTCAAAGGACTTGAATGGACAActtaataaaattataaaaactGATATTGTACAACACTTCACACAAATGTAAATGCTTGGTCAGCCTTTGAGCAAGTTGAATTCACTCCagcaaatatattttgaaataaatgTACATACTAATTTTCATAGTATGTGAAAAAGATGGTTAATATGTTCCAAGAGAAGTAAAccataatttaatttgaatggaCAAATGTTTGGGACCAtttaagaaaatgtggaataacATTTATGGATACAACTGTCTGCTTTCAGTGCAATTAGTCAATAGCCAGTCAAATTGGCAGAGGATTCAGATTCATCTCATTCAATTTCAAATGCAGGTCATATTTGCATTTGAATACCTTTGACTATATTTCAGTTGTAACGCCCATTGGCTTGTGAAGGTACTGTTCTATTTTGCCTTATGGTCCCTACCTGTTCAAACGGATACTAAACGGAATACTCCCAGATATCCCTCCTTTATTGTGGGGCACAGTAAGTGGCTAAATAACCACCTAGTTGTGTTTTGAATGTAAAAACATCTCTTGTCTCAGTAACTGGAAAGTTATGCTGTTGGATATAACAAATAAAATTATTCAGGAAATAACAATGAAAATGAATGTGGGTTCTTTTGTTAAATTGTATTGTTGGAATGTTCAATGCTACTTTTGATAGAGACCGAGTCAtaaacaaattgtatttttcaaagCTCCCTGGGATGTCTTGACCGTAGACATGTTAAACACTTCAAAAATGTACAGTAGTTAGTCAGTTCCCTGTTAGATGCRAGAGGCAAGGAGCCAATTACAAAAMTATGTATTTGTGACATGCATTGCCTTTGactagagagaaaaaaagttMATGTATgaaatgttatgtttatttttgcTTCATTGCATATACTCAGTTTTCAGACATTCTATTTCTGTCGGACCAATAAGAAAATCTACAAATAGTCCAAGGATGCTTCACTCCAGGTTRAGTTATTGAACTGCAAGACAAATTGTGGGTTTGAGAGAGGGGTGGTCTTTTACATGAATGAGAATACCACAATGWTTTTCTTTTGACCATTGTAAGACTAGAGGAAATTACAGATAAATTCAACCACAGGTACATTGGATTGGGCACCATATCCATTCACAGAGTAGCTAAGTCCCAGTGTTAGGTGTATTCTCGTGCAGACTCTGTAGAGCCAAATCTGACCACTTCATTTCTTGTTCTTTCACAGACTCTGTTGATCCTCCATTATCTTGCTCAGCTTCAGGCAGTTCACTCTGCaggaaaaaataaaattattAACCACATGAGAACAAactagactgaacaaaaatataaacacaacatgtaggtcccatgtttcatgagctcaaaaaaaaaaaatcacagatacacaaaaagtgtatttttttcaaatgtttacatagctgttagtgagcatttctccttggccAAGAAAATATGACGCTGATTTAAAccgcatgattattacacaggtgcaccttgtgctggggacaataaaaagccactctaaaatgtgcagttttgtcggcGCARgcaattggcatgttgactgcaggaatgtctgccagagaatttcatgttaatttctttaccataagccatcaacgtcgttttagagtttatccaaacggcctcacaaccgcaaaccatSTGTATTGCATCACGTGGGCGAATGATTTGCTGATGTGAACAGATTGTCCCATGgcagcggtggggttatggtatgggcaggcataaactacggacaacgagcACATTTGCATTatatcgatgacaatttgaatgcacaaaaatacagtgagatcctgaggcccattttttggTGTTGTCCAGTTTTATACAGAAGTATGAGTATCAGGCATACGTCATTTTATTCAGAAACATATTTCTGAAACCAGGTAAAAGAGGACTCATGCCAAAGGCATTTRCTCTATTTGATTCcatcagggagagaagagaaccaGCAAGCTACAACAGTCAGCAGATTAAAGGTATGTATGAGACTGGTACTAGATAGCAAGTCAATGTCTCATTTCTACCTGGTCTgagtattttgtattattctgtatgtacatCTAAAACTCCACTTAGTAATGTATATATTACGAATtcaaatttgttgtggctaatgttgaGATTCAAAAGCGCAagctttgggttgctagacgttcgcgttatatACCCATCCTCCTTTtggttttgccttaagtaaccataccaaacgtaacatactaatttgagtgtcccggatatTTACTGTTACATTTAGTCTGAGGCCAGGCAGTGAGCTGGTTTTAATATKTGTATTTCCTCGTTATCGAAGTTCCACCTGCAACATACGTTTATAAATCGCCAGTGCCGTTAAACGTTTACCCCATCTATAATCCATCCTACGCTAGAATCCTGTATTGAAGATATGTTACTAGTTAGATCTGGATATTTGGCAGAGCTGATGTAAATGTGAGMGTGCAAATTATTAAAAAGGGCTATGGCGCGTGTAACCGCACAACACAGTGCTTTCTAGCTATATAACGTAAGCTTGTTGTGGAAAGTGTAGTCCAAATGTTATTTTTGGGGTTAAAACATAAGCGATTTGGATTTGCCATCAAATAGCTAATACATTTTTGATGCTGCCATCATTATTCATATTCACGAATTATATATAAACTAATAATTGAGTGAGACCMTTTTAGAAGCCAAGTTACCAACGTTATATCATGTAGCAGTTATCAAGTTAGCTCATCCTCATCTACAGCATAAACATTGTTTAAAGGGTTTACATACCAACGGAATAGTGACATCTTCATAAGGTAGACGGTCTTCCCTCCAAGCATCATCTGTAAGGTCAAGAACCCTGCCATCTCTTTGAACTTCACTGTCCATCTCTGGATGTTTTGGTTGCCTGCTAGTAGTGCTAGCTAGGTGTGAAGATGGCACAATTCAGTATCCTTGTTTGTTGTGGTTTAACCGTAGAAAAGTAGTCTGGTGTGGCAAGTCAGAAGTCTCAATATAGGCTTATGAAGCWAATTTATTTCCCAAAATATGTAATGTAAACACAATACCTTACCCAAACAAAGCCTTGCTTAAATCCTTAAAACCTGCGATTCAAATGAGTCGCAGTATTTTGACGTCATGTTCTTCAGGAGAGGGATAAGTGCCGTGTTCacgggtttccactagataacacagccacaaagtcaaaattggctacacAAGTTTGCTTTTAGGTCTGGCACGTGCCGcattcaaccagttagcaaatcAAACATATTAAGACTTTCTAAGTTCCGACTAGCACTAGAACGCAGTTGAGCTACATTCAAATTACTGAATGGTTGTGTCGCAACTGTTCATGAAACAAATGCAGCAAATACCTTCTAAAAACTGCGCTTTTTGGACGGCTCTTTATGTTAAAATTTAGGAACCGAATCGCATCGGTAAAAAAAAGCCGTTAATTTGActccctgatttgcatactgtACCTCTGTTTTTTGACATTCAAACGACGATTATCTGCAAATAAATTACATAATCATTATCTGAAGATGGTGAATCCTCACTGCAGAAACAATAKATAGTATGGAGTGCACYGAACCGGTCCCAGCCTTCTGCCGCCAAAGACAGGAGCAAAAACATCGRTAAATATACTTCAAAAAACATTGAAGTTAGGTTCTGAATTAAATGTGAAAGGGTATTGTCTGTATGTTTAAAATACTGTAATAACCAGGGttgttacactactccctcctttcaaagagcgcgtcctcgcgctagcttgcgactctacgtcttacaggaacgcgctcacggCAAGCAACGCACtgcgtggatgcaaggtccgatcacttctgacaccagtgtaatgaaacagcagggagcaggtctcgaaccctcgaccttctagcccgaagtccggtgcgctatcgactgtgccgcaaaagcatgctcgtggcggagtcgatatccgcgcttaaACCCAGGTCTTACAATACATATTTTCCggatgttgaaatcaggttcattttcggtttgatgaaagttgaaaatacactgctcaaaaaaataagggaacacttaacaacaacaatgtaaccaagtcaatcacacttctgaaatcaaactgtccacttaggaacaacactgattgacaatacatttcacatgctgttgtgcaaatggaatagacaacaggtggaaattataggcaattagcaagacaccccaataaaggagtggttctgcaggtggtgaccacagaccattcttcagttcctatgcttcctggctgatgtttggtcacttttgaatgctggcggtgctttcactcagtggtagcatgagacggatctcacaacccacacaagtggctcaggtagtgcagctcatccggatggcacatcaatgcgagcttggcaagaagtttgctgtgtctgtcagcgtagtgtccagagcatggagcgctacaggagacaggccagtacatcaggagacgtggaggaggccgtagagggcaaaccagcagcaggaccgctactcccctttgtgcaaggaggagcactgccagagccctgcaaatgacctccagcaggccacaaatgtgcatgtgtctgctaaaacggtcagaaacagatccatgagggtggtatgagggcccgacgtccacggtGGGGGTTTGtgctacagcccaacaccgtgcaagattttgcatttgccagagaacaccagattGGCAAATTGCAACTGCGCCTGTGCttccacagatgaaagcaggttcacactgagcacatgagcacgtgacagacgtgacagagtctggagacgccgtggagaactctgctgcctgcacatcctccagcatgaccggtttgcggtgggtcagtcatggtgtggtggcatttctttgtggggccgcacaccctccatgtgctcgccagaggtagcctgactgccattaggtaccgagatgagatccatcagaccccttgtgagaccacatgctgacacatgcacatttgtggcctgctggaggtcattttgcctataattgcctataatttccaccttttgtctattccatttgcacaacagcatgtgaaatgtattgtcaatcagtgttgcttcctaagtggacagtttgatttcacagaagtgtgattgacttggagttacattgtgttgtttaagtgttccctttatttttttgagcagtgtatataaatatttgtttgaacataacaagattcaacaactgagacacaaactgaacatgtttcacagacatgtgactaacataaatttaatattgtgtccctgaacaaaggtggggtcaaaatcaaaaggaacagtcagtatctggtgRggccaccagctgcattaagtcctgcagtgcatctcctcctcgtggactgcaccagatttgccagttcttgtggtgagatgttaccccactattccaccaaggcaccagcaagttcccggacatttcttggggaatggccctagccctcaccctctgatccaacaggtcccagacgtYCTTAatgtgattgagatccgggctcttRgctggccatggcagaacactgacattcctgtcttgcaggaaatcacgcacagaacgagcagtatggctggtggcattgttatgctggagggtcatgtttggatgagcctgcaggaagagtaccacatgagggaggaggattgcctgcaatgacaacaagctcagtcYgatgatgctgtgacaccgccccagaccacgtCAGACCCtgcacctccaaatcaatcctgctccagagtacagacctcggtgtaacgctcattcctttgacaataaacttgaatccgaccatcacccctggtgagacaaaaccgcgactcgtcagtgaagagcactttttgccagtcgtgtctggtccagcgacggtgggtttgtcccATAGGCGATGTTTGTGccgttgatgtctggtgaggacctgccttacaaaggctacaagctctcagtccaccTCTCTCaggctattgcggacagtctagcactgatggagggattgtgtgttctctggtgttaactcgggcagttgttgttgccattctgtacatGTTCCGCAGTGTGAtgtttcggatgtaccgatctgtgcaggtgttattacacgtggtctgccactacgaggacgatcagctgtctgtcctgtctccctgtagcgctgtctcaggcgtctcacagtacagacattgtaatatattgccctggccacatttgcatCCTCATGCCTACTTGCAGCAttcctaaggcacattcacgcagatgagagcaggaccctgggcatctttcttttggtgttttccagagtcagtagaaaggcctcttagtgTCCTAGTTTTCATAATTGTGCCTTAATTTactatcgtctgtaagctgttagtgtcttaagaccgttccacaggtgcatgttcattagttgtttatggttcattgaacaagcatgataaacagtgttttaaaccccTTTaccatgaagatctgtgaagttatttggattttttacgaattatcttgaagacagtgtcctgaaagggaagtaaatgtttattttacagaCGTTGAATATGTATTTTCCGATGTTGAAATCAGGCTCATTTTTTGGTTCTGATGAAGTTGAAAATAAGTCTTGTTAAGACGTCTATTTTTGGGCAATCATGGCTTGTGCCAGACTGGCAAATCTGAGATTTGGTCCTCGGAACCAGACGAAAAAACAATGTCCAAGGATGTGGAAATCAAGGCGGTCCGGAACTGCACCAAAAAAGACATCCAAAAGGGTCAGGGTCAGTCCGTGCTCACTGagttgtagcctacagtgttgcctgaaattgaattttatgaatgcccatctatcaaatgttattggtcacatacacgtgtttagcaatGTTAATGCGGTgtacgaaatgcttgtgttctataCTGAATATGCACGTTCAAATACTTTTTTAATGCATATTGGTCACTGATAGTGCAgatatatctaacaagtaatatctaacaattacacatATACCCAATCACacaaatctagtaaaggaatggaattaagaatataaaaaatagatatagaaatatatagacattattaaagtgactagtgttccatttatttaagtggccagtgatttaaaGACTATTTATTTAGGGCAGtcttcacgttcctgacctgtttatgttattttttgtatgtgtttagttggtcagggcgtgagttggggtgggcttctatgtttttgttttctatgtttaggtcacttgtaattagccttatatggttctcaatcagagacaggtgtttgacgttttcctctgattgagaaccataatatAGGTTGGCTTTCAcacttgtttgtgggtgattgtctttcCGTGTCTGgttatgttgcaccacacgggactgtttcggttttttcgttcgtttgatgtagtctgttcctgttcgtgagttcttcgtgtctttatgtaattccatgttcaggtttgtctacgtcgttttcttattttgtagtttgttgaagtgttttcggttttcgtctgtactttaataaactctaattatgtattcacaacccgctgcattttggtctccgatccttctcctctcctcgtccgaggaggaggaagatctagacaccCGTTACGCAGCAGCTCTacgtgctagtgatggctatttaacagtctgatggccttgagatagaagctgtttttcagtctctctgtcccagctttgatgtacctgtacWggatgataacggggtgaacaggcagtggctcattctgttgttgtccttgatgatctttttggccttcctgtgacatcaggtggggTAGGTGtcgagggcaggtagtttacccccggtgatgtgttgagcagaccgcaccaccctctggagagccctgcagttgcgggcggtgcagttgccgtaccaagcggggatacagcccgacaggatgctcttgattgaYCATCTGTAAAaggttgtgagggttttaggtgacaagccaaatttcttcagcctcctgaggttgaagaggcgctgttgcgccttcttcacaaaagtgtttgtgtgagtggaccatttcaggttgtcagtgatgtgtacgccgaggaacttgaagctttccaccttctccactgcagtcccgtcgatgtggatagggggggttctctccctctgctgtttcatgaagtccacaatcatctcctttgttttgttgatgttgagtgagaggttattttcctggcaccacactcccagagcactcagtctcctccctgtaggctgtcttgtcattgttggtaatgaagcctactactgttgtcatctgcaaacttgatgattgagttagaagtctgcttggccacgcagtcatgggtgaacgggaagtacaggaggggactgagcacgcacccttgtggggccccagtgttgaggatcagcgatgtggaggtgttgtttcctaccttcaccacctgggggcggcccgtcaggaagtccaggacccagttgcacagggcggggttcagtcccagggcctcgagcttaatgatgagcttggattgtaccatgttgttgaatgctgagctatagtcaatgaacagccttcttacatgtgtattcctcttgtctagatgggatagggcagtgtgatggcgattgcatcgtctgtggatctattggggtggttagcaaattgaagtgggtctagggtgacagttaaggtagaggtgatatgatccttaaccaAGTGGTAAGCCTACCATTTGTAAAACTCCAAAAAACAATTCAGCACAGAAACAAAAAATAATTTGGCTCGTGCTTACTGGAGTGTAGCCCACAATGTCGGCCcaaatggaattttatgaatgcccatccatgtggtaggcccaccgtttgtaaaacaggccattgcattggcttgattagtcctgattcctgtgattAATCAATatggctatttaagctctgaataacAGCagcccaactttatcaggagttatcgtgagcctatttgcaatgtgtttacacagcgagAAATGCAGAAGTTTTTTTCttttcgctatgatcagcttgtcagAAATTGatggatacaaacttgaaaccactgatcatgacaatggggtgaaactGCTGGACAatagttgtgattgtccattccatattgtccattttaggTTGAcatgtcctgtttttaggatatgttgtttgttaacatgacagctaatttttttatttgattgaatgacgtttaggttaggctatttgatcggagaaacctgcatgatgtaaaaagtgtccgtTTCATTGTCATAcatccagcctgtaggctacagaaaagacCACATACTCTTTTtaccatatcctatatctgctacatgatttatgttagacKATTTTTTTWATGGAActttggtggagcgctgcagagatacGTCTCCCCAACAGCACCCTGgccaaatctattcatttggccatgtaaaaaagtatttgaacGTGCATWTCAAGATCTGACGTAATGGTAGACTATTCTTTTGGGCTTTACATTAGAGATGTAACTTTTTTTTCATGGTTCTAGGTCGAATTTCAAGCATTTTGAATGAAGAGCCGCTTGGGAGCCAAATTATGTGATTATTTTACGTGAACTCTGCCAAATTTAAGcaatagtgtgcaactgcagcATGCAATTTgaggcgttcctgcatgtgggcattaaTACATCTGTAGGAACGCCCACCTTCGAGCACctcattggttcctgcatgaacgACCCCACTCGAGCACctcattggttcctgcatgaacYCCCCCCTCGAGTACGACATCTTCATGCTTGTGTGACACTTTTGAATGTGGGTCAAAAYGGGGAAAAAGTATTATCTGAGTATTACGGTGTCGCTCCCGTCTGCAGTACTAGCGGGGGTGACCGGTAaacagtgtccttcgctcccgccGGCCGATCACCATCTTTGGTGCGGGAAAAGAGTGCCCAACTGGCGGGGGCAAAGGACACTGTCTAACTGTCGCCCCCTCTAGCAATGCAGGCGGGAGTGACACCGTGTG
This window harbors:
- the anapc13 gene encoding anaphase-promoting complex subunit 13; protein product: MDSEVQRDGRVLDLTDDAWREDRLPYEDVTIPLSELPEAEQDNGGSTESVKEQEMKWSDLALQSLHENTPNTGT